A DNA window from Flammeovirga agarivorans contains the following coding sequences:
- a CDS encoding nitroreductase family protein, with product MQNKISELIRNRRSFFPHEFIEGEIPKEDILEILENANWAPNHGLTEPWRFTVFSGEGLKTLSQIQGEVYKDNTPEEEFQQARYEKLVKLPLQSSHVIAIKMKRGNNAKIPKVEEIEAVACAVQNMALTVTAMGYGGYWSTGGMVKFKASREFFGLNTDDEFLGLFYIGKVATTKKEGKRGDLSEKVTWVNE from the coding sequence ATGCAGAACAAAATTTCAGAGCTGATAAGAAATAGGAGATCCTTCTTTCCACATGAATTTATTGAGGGTGAGATACCTAAAGAAGATATATTGGAGATACTTGAGAATGCAAACTGGGCTCCAAACCATGGATTAACAGAACCTTGGAGATTCACAGTTTTTTCAGGAGAAGGTTTAAAGACACTTTCTCAAATTCAAGGTGAAGTGTATAAAGACAATACTCCTGAGGAAGAATTTCAACAGGCGAGGTATGAAAAATTGGTAAAATTACCCCTTCAGTCTTCTCATGTGATTGCTATAAAAATGAAGAGAGGTAATAATGCTAAAATTCCAAAAGTAGAAGAAATTGAAGCAGTAGCATGTGCTGTACAAAATATGGCCTTAACTGTAACGGCTATGGGTTATGGTGGATATTGGAGTACAGGTGGAATGGTCAAGTTTAAAGCATCAAGAGAATTCTTTGGTCTCAACACAGATGATGAGTTTTTAGGACTGTTTTACATTGGTAAAGTGGCAACTACAAAAAAAGAAGGGAAGAGAGGTGATTTATCTGAGAAAGTTACTTGGGTAAATGAATAA
- the dapA gene encoding 4-hydroxy-tetrahydrodipicolinate synthase — protein sequence MESFIGQGIALVTPFTENGKVDFPALKRLLEHTKDVDYWVVSGTTAESATLTKDEKREILDFVKANNPTNKPIMFGIGSNNTADVIEKLETLDLSGVSAILSVCPYYVKPSQQGIIAHYTAIADASPLPILLYNVPGRTGVNMTVDTIVELSKHKNIFGVKDAGGDLTQAMRVISATPDDFLYISGDDALTVPIISVGGSGVITVLGNVLPQEFGSTVHNALSGNTKQATIQMSELLDYTDALFEEGNPVGVKTGLEIAGICKKHVRLPLVEGSELLQSKMSVMYEQIKISSRKSMFVSNFDARHAI from the coding sequence ATGGAATCATTTATTGGACAAGGCATCGCTTTAGTAACACCATTCACAGAAAATGGCAAGGTTGATTTTCCAGCTTTAAAAAGGTTATTGGAACATACGAAGGATGTGGATTATTGGGTGGTCAGTGGTACAACTGCTGAAAGTGCGACGTTAACCAAAGATGAAAAAAGAGAGATTCTTGACTTTGTGAAAGCGAATAATCCTACTAACAAGCCAATTATGTTTGGTATTGGTAGTAACAATACAGCAGATGTGATCGAGAAATTAGAAACATTAGATTTAAGTGGTGTTTCTGCAATATTATCTGTCTGTCCTTATTATGTAAAACCTTCACAACAAGGGATCATTGCACATTATACTGCAATTGCAGATGCATCTCCTCTACCAATCTTATTATATAATGTTCCTGGTAGAACTGGTGTAAACATGACTGTTGATACAATTGTTGAGTTGTCTAAGCATAAAAATATTTTTGGAGTAAAAGATGCTGGCGGAGATCTAACTCAAGCTATGCGCGTAATTTCTGCTACTCCAGATGATTTCTTATATATCTCTGGTGATGACGCTTTAACAGTTCCTATTATTTCTGTAGGTGGTTCGGGTGTTATTACAGTTTTAGGAAATGTTCTTCCTCAAGAATTTGGAAGTACAGTTCATAATGCATTATCTGGTAATACAAAACAAGCAACAATTCAGATGTCTGAATTACTTGATTATACAGATGCATTATTCGAAGAAGGTAATCCTGTAGGTGTTAAGACAGGTCTTGAAATAGCAGGAATCTGTAAAAAACATGTTCGTCTACCATTAGTAGAAGGTTCAGAACTTCTTCAATCAAAAATGTCTGTTATGTATGAGCAAATTAAGATTTCAAGTAGAAAATCTATGTTTGTCTCTAACTTTGACGCAAGACATGCTATCTAA
- the trxA gene encoding thioredoxin, translating into MGKAVEITDANFDEVVLNSDKPVLVDFWATWCGPCLMMSPIIEELATEMTDAVIGKLDVDANPQAAAKFGIRSIPTMLVFKNGEAVDKHVGAASKAEIAGKISAQL; encoded by the coding sequence ATGGGAAAAGCAGTAGAAATCACAGATGCTAACTTCGACGAAGTAGTATTAAATTCAGATAAACCAGTATTAGTAGACTTTTGGGCAACTTGGTGTGGACCTTGTTTAATGATGTCTCCAATTATCGAAGAATTGGCTACAGAAATGACTGACGCTGTAATCGGTAAGTTAGATGTTGATGCTAACCCTCAAGCTGCAGCTAAGTTTGGTATCCGTTCTATCCCAACAATGTTGGTATTCAAAAACGGTGAAGCTGTAGATAAGCACGTTGGTGCTGCTAGCAAAGCTGAAATCGCTGGTAAAATTTCTGCTCAGTTATAA
- a CDS encoding LysM peptidoglycan-binding domain-containing protein, with protein sequence MTIQELQEKYQFNKETPIVIGDRCKVYFGKLNNEDEVIIISDLSPRIIKEEPVDSYEVGATLSFDEDKVPDNPDTFVFGSVQYTIRMLENYTSNVIDVVHKIIEEIDENNLRALEIQLLHELRLPELDRTQKLLDIKNLYKQGLYDETFKAIAYDYADDILLDGDMLYLLGDMCEKGMGTFQNKEQALQFFTRAAEVGVTNAGKRAEMIQQELDDLKVTAAKEESQPEESASEKINPTDTSRLKRKSGGPVNRKRGLSKKNKIRYSIIGSFSFILGAIFSSFVILAIGGDNSSQEPIATENVTNENKDEVTVNPSDAIFESIESDVLKNMRDLQNFGVAQKKLNDAIKLIDQGQEVNTFTPGQTKRLDQLKGYIMGQISDMKDNEKGNFTIKYIPKSTESVVAIANRYKIPEKNVIDQKGKSIPIDYTFKDGEEVKLRIPSYFFNHKILPGESIGTIANKYDIQTEDIKKLSELSSDVLQPGQTLRVYIRQ encoded by the coding sequence ATGACGATACAAGAACTTCAAGAAAAATATCAATTTAACAAAGAAACTCCTATTGTGATTGGTGATCGTTGTAAAGTGTATTTTGGAAAACTGAACAACGAAGATGAAGTAATCATTATTTCTGATCTTTCTCCAAGAATTATAAAAGAAGAACCCGTAGATAGTTATGAGGTTGGGGCTACCTTATCTTTTGATGAAGATAAAGTACCTGATAATCCTGATACTTTCGTCTTCGGTTCTGTACAATATACAATTCGAATGTTGGAGAATTACACTAGTAATGTCATCGATGTCGTTCATAAAATTATTGAAGAAATTGACGAGAATAATCTAAGAGCTTTAGAAATTCAACTGCTTCATGAACTTAGGTTACCCGAGTTGGATCGTACACAAAAACTCTTAGACATTAAGAACCTTTACAAGCAAGGTTTATATGATGAGACCTTTAAAGCAATCGCCTACGACTATGCTGATGATATTCTGTTAGATGGCGATATGTTGTATTTACTCGGCGATATGTGTGAAAAAGGCATGGGTACATTCCAAAATAAGGAACAGGCCCTACAATTTTTTACTCGAGCAGCTGAAGTTGGAGTCACAAATGCAGGGAAGAGAGCTGAAATGATTCAACAAGAATTGGATGATTTAAAAGTAACTGCAGCAAAAGAAGAATCACAACCTGAAGAATCTGCATCAGAAAAGATTAATCCAACTGATACATCAAGATTAAAGAGAAAATCGGGTGGACCGGTTAATAGAAAGAGAGGATTATCAAAAAAGAACAAAATTAGATATTCCATTATCGGAAGCTTTTCATTTATTCTTGGGGCAATTTTTAGCTCTTTTGTGATACTAGCTATCGGAGGTGATAATTCAAGTCAGGAGCCAATAGCGACTGAAAATGTAACCAACGAAAATAAGGATGAGGTCACTGTAAATCCAAGTGATGCTATCTTTGAAAGTATTGAGTCTGATGTACTTAAGAATATGAGAGATCTTCAGAATTTTGGAGTGGCTCAGAAAAAATTAAATGATGCCATTAAGCTCATTGATCAAGGACAGGAAGTAAATACTTTTACACCTGGGCAAACCAAAAGACTAGATCAATTGAAAGGGTATATAATGGGACAAATTTCTGATATGAAGGATAATGAAAAAGGAAACTTCACTATTAAATATATTCCTAAATCAACAGAATCAGTTGTAGCTATAGCCAACAGATATAAGATTCCAGAAAAAAATGTAATTGATCAAAAAGGGAAGTCAATTCCAATAGATTATACTTTTAAAGATGGTGAGGAAGTGAAGTTAAGAATACCTTCTTATTTCTTTAATCATAAAATTCTACCTGGAGAAAGTATAGGTACAATTGCTAATAAATACGATATCCAAACAGAAGATATTAAGAAGTTAAGTGAATTGTCTTCTGATGTCTTACAACCTGGACAAACACTAAGAGTTTATATTAGACAATAG
- a CDS encoding voltage-gated chloride channel family protein, whose protein sequence is MAFLGYTHEQLPKWVKKVEQFPVVLYILKWVLIGTLVGGLTGIGSALFLWGLHWATEWRGGHQWIIFALPAGGFLIGACYHYLGQSVVKGNNQLLDEITKPNRIIPLKMAPLVTVATIATHLFGGSAGREGTAVQMGGAIADQFTKIFKLDKYDRKILIITGIAAGFSSVFGTPLAGAIFGLEVYIIGRMRYEAIFPSFFTAIVANYATHHVGHYFGISHTEYLIPTEVIPEMTLENLLLCVLAGVAFGLTGMLFSKANHFWGNLFKSKISYPPLRPVIGGLVLAIFIVILNFNHGFDYANYDLKYFGLGVPVIVDSFTTQMDWYDFLMKTLTTSFTLGAGFKGGEVTPLFYIGSTLGSFLSTHISLPVALLAGMGFVGVFSGATNTPMACTMMGIELFGAPSAVFIAVACITAYMFSGHTSIYNSQIVGSPKHVGQDNEKGSTLSEIDVIRAAEKKHIEQHDKDKKDNDE, encoded by the coding sequence ATGGCTTTTTTGGGGTATACTCATGAGCAATTACCTAAATGGGTGAAAAAAGTAGAACAATTCCCTGTTGTTCTCTATATATTGAAATGGGTACTCATTGGTACTCTTGTGGGTGGATTGACCGGTATTGGATCAGCATTATTTTTATGGGGATTACATTGGGCTACTGAATGGAGAGGTGGTCATCAATGGATTATTTTTGCACTACCTGCTGGTGGTTTTCTTATCGGGGCATGTTATCATTACCTTGGACAATCAGTGGTTAAAGGTAATAACCAATTGTTAGATGAAATTACAAAACCCAACCGAATTATACCTTTAAAAATGGCTCCTTTGGTAACTGTTGCCACTATTGCCACTCACCTTTTCGGTGGATCAGCGGGTCGAGAAGGTACGGCAGTTCAAATGGGTGGGGCTATAGCAGATCAGTTCACAAAAATCTTCAAACTCGATAAGTACGATAGAAAAATACTTATTATTACAGGTATTGCAGCAGGTTTTTCATCTGTTTTTGGAACACCTCTAGCAGGAGCAATCTTTGGTTTAGAAGTATATATTATTGGTCGTATGCGTTATGAAGCTATTTTCCCTAGTTTTTTTACTGCAATTGTAGCCAATTATGCAACACATCATGTAGGTCATTATTTTGGCATTTCACATACTGAATACTTGATTCCAACAGAGGTGATCCCTGAAATGACTTTAGAAAATCTATTATTATGCGTACTTGCTGGTGTCGCTTTTGGACTTACAGGTATGTTATTTTCAAAAGCCAATCATTTTTGGGGTAATCTATTTAAATCTAAGATTTCATACCCTCCTTTAAGACCTGTCATTGGTGGGTTGGTATTAGCCATTTTCATTGTTATTCTTAACTTTAATCATGGTTTTGATTATGCTAATTATGATTTAAAATACTTTGGTTTAGGTGTTCCTGTGATCGTAGATTCATTTACAACACAAATGGATTGGTATGATTTCTTAATGAAAACACTAACCACATCTTTTACTTTGGGAGCTGGTTTTAAAGGTGGTGAAGTAACACCATTATTTTATATAGGTTCTACATTAGGTAGTTTCTTATCCACCCATATTTCTTTACCAGTTGCCTTGTTAGCAGGTATGGGATTTGTAGGTGTTTTTAGTGGTGCTACGAATACTCCGATGGCCTGTACCATGATGGGAATTGAATTATTTGGCGCACCATCTGCTGTATTTATTGCAGTGGCATGTATTACTGCATATATGTTCTCTGGTCATACAAGTATCTACAATTCACAAATTGTTGGTAGTCCTAAACATGTTGGACAAGACAACGAGAAAGGATCTACTTTATCAGAAATTGATGTAATTAGAGCTGCAGAGAAAAAACATATTGAACAACACGACAAAGACAAAAAAGACAATGATGAATAA
- a CDS encoding proline dehydrogenase family protein, with protein MVDTSTVNFQDTKTAFEWRNDAELRKTYALFAMMGSPALVKLGTSALNFAFALRLPIKGIVKKTLFRQFCGGENIEDSANTIGVLGKYNIGSILDYSVEGAETDKSFDQTVEEILKTIEESSKDKNIPFSVFKLTGIAKISLLEKVHAKETLTTDEQEQWEKVVKRVELLCETAYQKDVRIFIDAEETWMQGPVDELALEMMRRFNKEKAIVYNTYQMYLHSKLAQLKEDFERAETEGFILGVKLVRGAYMEKEAARAQKMNYRNPVQPSKEATDKDYDAALEYIMENHKGFALCAGSHNEKSNLLLVELLNRYGITTDHPNFFFAQLFGMSDHISFNLSHAGYNVAKYLPYGPVKEALPYLFRRAEENTSVAGQASRELTLVQNELKRRSQK; from the coding sequence ATGGTTGACACATCAACAGTTAATTTTCAGGACACTAAAACAGCGTTTGAGTGGAGAAATGATGCCGAATTAAGAAAGACTTACGCGCTTTTTGCCATGATGGGTTCTCCAGCATTGGTTAAATTGGGTACCTCTGCACTAAACTTTGCATTCGCTTTGAGATTACCCATCAAAGGTATCGTAAAGAAAACTTTGTTCAGACAGTTCTGTGGAGGTGAAAATATTGAAGATAGTGCAAATACTATTGGCGTACTAGGTAAGTACAACATTGGTTCTATACTAGATTATTCCGTTGAAGGAGCTGAAACTGATAAAAGCTTCGATCAAACCGTTGAAGAAATCTTAAAAACCATCGAAGAATCTTCTAAGGACAAAAACATCCCCTTTTCTGTTTTTAAACTAACAGGTATTGCAAAAATCAGCTTACTAGAGAAAGTTCACGCAAAAGAAACTCTAACTACTGATGAACAAGAACAATGGGAAAAAGTAGTCAAAAGAGTTGAGCTACTTTGTGAAACCGCTTATCAAAAAGATGTAAGAATCTTTATTGATGCTGAAGAAACTTGGATGCAAGGTCCTGTTGATGAATTAGCATTAGAAATGATGCGTAGATTCAACAAAGAAAAAGCTATTGTATATAATACATACCAAATGTATTTACATAGCAAATTGGCTCAGTTAAAAGAAGATTTTGAAAGAGCAGAAACAGAAGGTTTTATCCTAGGTGTGAAATTAGTACGTGGAGCATACATGGAGAAAGAAGCAGCAAGAGCACAAAAAATGAATTACCGCAATCCTGTACAACCTTCTAAAGAGGCTACTGATAAAGATTACGATGCTGCTCTTGAATATATTATGGAGAACCATAAAGGCTTTGCTTTATGCGCTGGATCACATAATGAGAAATCAAATCTACTATTAGTAGAATTATTAAATAGATATGGTATTACTACTGACCACCCGAATTTCTTTTTCGCTCAATTGTTCGGTATGAGTGATCATATCTCTTTTAATTTATCTCATGCAGGATACAATGTAGCAAAGTATCTTCCATATGGGCCTGTAAAAGAAGCACTCCCTTACCTTTTCAGAAGAGCGGAAGAAAATACTTCAGTAGCAGGACAAGCAAGTAGAGAACTTACATTAGTTCAAAACGAGTTAAAGAGAAGAAGTCAAAAGTAG
- a CDS encoding YebC/PmpR family DNA-binding transcriptional regulator, translating to MGRAFEFRKGRKLKRWAHMAKTFTRLGKDIVIAIKEGGSSDPDTNSRLRAVLQNCKAENMPKDNIDRAIKRATDKDTSNYDERLFEGYAPHGIAVLVETATDNNNRTVANVRSYFNKVNGSLGTSGSVEFMFDHKCHFNVKKTEDLDVEELELELIDFGAEEVFVEGEGEEEQVVIYGEFSNFGSLQKALEEGGYEIIKSGLERIPTVTKELNEEQQAEVDKLLEKLEEDDDVQNVYHTMA from the coding sequence ATGGGAAGAGCTTTTGAATTTAGAAAAGGAAGAAAATTAAAAAGATGGGCACATATGGCAAAAACGTTTACTCGTTTGGGTAAAGATATTGTCATTGCAATTAAAGAAGGTGGTTCTTCAGATCCAGATACAAACTCTAGACTTCGTGCAGTTTTACAAAACTGTAAAGCAGAGAACATGCCTAAAGACAACATTGATCGTGCAATAAAGAGAGCAACGGATAAAGATACTTCAAATTATGATGAGCGTTTATTCGAAGGATACGCTCCACATGGTATTGCAGTATTAGTTGAGACGGCAACAGATAATAATAACAGAACTGTAGCCAATGTACGTAGCTATTTTAATAAGGTGAATGGTAGTTTAGGTACTTCAGGCTCAGTTGAATTTATGTTCGATCATAAATGTCACTTCAATGTAAAGAAAACAGAAGATCTTGATGTTGAAGAACTTGAGCTTGAACTTATCGACTTCGGTGCTGAAGAAGTTTTCGTTGAAGGTGAAGGAGAAGAAGAGCAAGTTGTGATCTATGGTGAATTCTCAAACTTCGGTTCATTACAAAAGGCTTTAGAAGAAGGTGGTTATGAAATCATCAAGTCAGGTCTTGAGAGAATTCCTACTGTTACAAAGGAATTAAACGAAGAGCAACAAGCAGAAGTAGATAAACTTTTAGAAAAGCTTGAAGAAGATGATGATGTACAAAATGTATATCACACAATGGCATAA
- a CDS encoding aspartate kinase → MITIAEAVEEIVRKSPFLEEAIVDGIVNYTGLARQIMPEVEEKLMKDVQIGGVVMAIQRLRPKLSKLDIEHEVLDYLKKMGEIIVRSDLIDYTFKNSPTLLGKQQELLKVIQGEKDVFQASSKGVYETNLVTSKKMLDQLNQIFTGEEIISKKENLASLTMRLPQDNTSVPGIYYYLLKKIAWEGINIVEVISTTNEFTLILDKNDVNRTFGLLHNLVND, encoded by the coding sequence ATGATTACAATCGCTGAAGCAGTAGAGGAAATAGTTCGTAAATCACCTTTTTTAGAAGAGGCAATAGTTGACGGAATCGTTAACTACACTGGTCTTGCACGCCAAATTATGCCTGAAGTGGAAGAAAAGCTTATGAAGGATGTGCAAATTGGCGGAGTTGTGATGGCTATCCAAAGACTCCGTCCGAAACTATCAAAATTAGATATTGAGCATGAAGTGTTGGATTATCTAAAGAAGATGGGGGAGATAATCGTAAGATCTGACCTAATTGATTATACTTTTAAAAATTCTCCTACCTTATTAGGAAAACAACAAGAACTTTTAAAAGTTATACAAGGAGAGAAAGATGTTTTTCAGGCATCCTCAAAAGGTGTCTATGAAACCAACCTTGTAACAAGTAAGAAGATGTTAGATCAGCTTAATCAAATTTTTACGGGTGAAGAAATTATCAGTAAAAAAGAAAATTTGGCATCTCTTACAATGAGGTTACCACAAGACAATACTTCAGTTCCTGGTATTTACTATTACTTATTAAAGAAAATTGCTTGGGAAGGAATAAATATTGTTGAGGTAATTTCAACAACCAACGAATTCACGCTAATTTTAGATAAGAATGATGTGAATCGTACATTTGGACTACTCCATAACCTAGTTAACGACTAA
- a CDS encoding bifunctional methionine sulfoxide reductase B/A protein — MKELTPFERWVIENKGTERPYTGKYYYHTEKGTYTCKRCNSPLYKSDDKFDANCGWPAFDDEIEGAIKKVKDQDGVRTEILCSNCDAHLGHIFEGENFTPKNIRHCVNSISLDFELESVKNKKIAIFASGCFWGTEYYFLRTKGVISCEVGYIGGHVEDPTYEEVCTGKTGHAEAVRIEYDADRISYDYLAKLFFETHDPSQLNKQGPDIGTQYRSEIFYLDDEQKKAAQILIAQLKATGLKVVTKLTEATIFYKAEDYHQDYYEKTAGKPYCHIYTKRF; from the coding sequence ATGAAAGAATTAACTCCTTTTGAGAGATGGGTGATTGAAAATAAAGGAACAGAACGCCCTTATACCGGTAAGTATTATTACCATACTGAAAAAGGAACATATACTTGCAAAAGATGTAATTCGCCACTATATAAATCAGATGATAAGTTTGATGCTAACTGTGGGTGGCCTGCATTTGATGATGAGATTGAAGGAGCTATCAAAAAAGTGAAAGATCAAGATGGCGTAAGAACAGAAATTCTTTGTTCAAATTGTGATGCACATCTAGGTCATATTTTTGAAGGGGAAAACTTTACTCCGAAAAACATCAGACATTGTGTGAATTCTATATCTCTTGATTTTGAATTAGAATCTGTCAAAAATAAAAAGATTGCCATTTTTGCTTCGGGATGTTTTTGGGGAACAGAGTACTATTTTTTAAGAACAAAAGGAGTCATTTCTTGTGAAGTAGGATATATTGGAGGACATGTAGAAGACCCAACATACGAAGAGGTGTGTACAGGTAAAACAGGTCATGCAGAGGCAGTTAGAATTGAATATGATGCGGATAGAATCAGTTATGATTATCTGGCAAAATTATTCTTCGAAACTCATGATCCTTCACAGTTGAATAAACAAGGTCCTGATATTGGAACTCAATACCGCTCAGAGATCTTCTATCTTGATGATGAGCAAAAGAAAGCAGCACAAATCTTAATTGCACAATTGAAAGCAACAGGTCTTAAAGTTGTAACTAAGCTAACAGAGGCAACTATCTTCTACAAAGCAGAAGATTACCACCAAGATTATTATGAAAAGACGGCAGGGAAGCCCTACTGTCATATATATACGAAAAGGTTTTAA
- a CDS encoding ABC transporter permease, with amino-acid sequence MRLTFVINNSLRDLRQSIHKIGPFIFSIVAGIGSLVAMMTFSENVNKDLESQTKELLGADLELRANHILEDSLLSPFASKSEQVVKQYNFASIAFNPETKLNRMVDLRALELGFPFYGKLEVSPEKAWTDWEKREKIVLVDSMVLLQLQTKVGDSLQFGKTKFKVAGIIKKGVGQSAIMAATVPIVYFPFQYLSQTGLVQKGSRVNYRYYFKYGDDIDFNAIVETEDKLIEENAIRIATAENNTARVGRFFNDIDSFLKLVTFVSLLLGCIGVSSGIYIYIKGKLQSVAILRCLGATSREAFMIYSIQIRLLGLIGGILGAIIGSLAQLYFPVLFSDLLMVNVSNDFSLEACFYGIILSVIISILFGWYPLLQVLNVSPIYVLRNVELSIQKNSRWKQVLLVVSIGLFVYGFAYWQMQDYIKALVFLMSILVVLFILFLINTVLIRLLKSYDLSNFSFSLKYGISQLFRPNNQTYILGITIGLGVFLIICMVSVRAILIDKVENVGKEGDANLVFYDVQKTQVEPLYELIEKENIKVDQDAPVVTMSLTTLNNEDKKTALADSTKKIKRWVFDREYRVTYRSELKDNEQTVEGTWVGSSSFNTVVPISISENFLESSGINFGDTLVFDVQGFPITTTVSHVRAVDFAKMEANFVVLFPSGVLENAPAFHVLAIGVKDKKKIAKIQSDVLEKFPNVSTIDLGLVFSSLNDILDRVAFVFQWLGGICILTGFLVLWSSMSIGKYQRKNEAGILRTFGAKRKHLVRISFVEYFAIGTVSTFTGLLLGWIGSWLLAYFVFDMPFFIALSDSMIVSVLIISMTVAIGVIYMRSISKVSALQVLKN; translated from the coding sequence ATGAGATTAACGTTTGTAATCAATAATTCTCTTAGAGATTTAAGGCAAAGTATACATAAAATAGGTCCTTTTATTTTCTCTATTGTGGCAGGCATAGGAAGTTTAGTCGCCATGATGACTTTTTCTGAGAATGTAAATAAAGACCTAGAAAGTCAGACCAAGGAATTATTGGGGGCAGACCTTGAGCTTAGAGCCAATCATATTTTAGAGGATTCACTATTGTCTCCATTTGCTTCTAAATCCGAGCAAGTGGTTAAACAATACAATTTTGCTTCTATTGCTTTCAATCCTGAAACCAAATTAAATAGAATGGTTGATCTAAGGGCTCTTGAATTGGGTTTTCCATTTTATGGTAAGTTGGAAGTCTCACCTGAGAAAGCATGGACTGATTGGGAAAAAAGAGAGAAAATTGTTTTAGTAGATAGTATGGTTTTGCTTCAATTGCAAACAAAGGTTGGAGACTCATTACAATTTGGAAAAACTAAATTTAAAGTAGCGGGAATTATTAAAAAAGGAGTAGGGCAAAGTGCAATAATGGCAGCAACAGTACCTATTGTTTATTTCCCATTTCAATATCTTTCACAAACTGGATTGGTTCAAAAAGGGAGTAGGGTAAATTATAGATATTATTTTAAATATGGCGATGATATAGATTTCAATGCTATTGTAGAAACAGAAGATAAATTAATTGAAGAAAATGCAATTCGAATTGCCACAGCAGAAAATAATACCGCAAGGGTTGGCCGGTTCTTTAATGACATTGATAGCTTTTTGAAACTAGTCACTTTTGTCTCATTATTATTGGGTTGTATTGGAGTCTCTAGTGGTATTTATATTTACATCAAAGGGAAACTTCAGTCTGTTGCTATTTTGAGGTGCTTAGGAGCAACCTCAAGAGAAGCTTTTATGATTTATTCCATCCAAATCAGATTACTAGGTTTAATAGGTGGAATTTTAGGGGCGATCATTGGTTCTCTTGCACAATTATATTTTCCTGTTCTTTTTTCAGACTTATTAATGGTCAATGTATCCAATGATTTTTCTTTAGAAGCCTGTTTTTATGGTATTATACTTAGTGTAATTATTTCAATCCTTTTTGGTTGGTATCCTTTACTTCAAGTATTAAATGTTTCTCCAATATACGTTCTCAGAAATGTTGAATTGTCTATTCAAAAGAATTCAAGGTGGAAACAAGTATTGCTTGTAGTATCTATTGGACTTTTTGTTTACGGTTTTGCCTATTGGCAAATGCAGGATTACATAAAGGCATTAGTCTTTTTAATGTCAATATTGGTAGTCTTATTTATTTTATTCTTGATAAATACTGTTCTGATCAGATTATTAAAATCGTATGATCTTAGTAATTTCTCTTTCAGTTTAAAATATGGGATTTCTCAATTATTTCGTCCTAATAATCAAACATATATATTAGGCATCACCATAGGTTTAGGTGTTTTCTTGATTATTTGTATGGTATCTGTCAGAGCTATTCTAATTGATAAGGTGGAAAATGTCGGAAAAGAAGGGGATGCCAATTTAGTATTTTATGATGTTCAAAAAACACAGGTAGAGCCATTATATGAACTAATTGAAAAAGAGAACATAAAGGTAGATCAAGATGCTCCAGTAGTCACTATGTCTCTAACGACTTTAAATAATGAGGATAAGAAAACAGCGTTAGCAGATTCCACAAAGAAAATAAAGAGGTGGGTATTCGATAGAGAATATAGAGTAACTTATAGGTCAGAATTAAAAGATAATGAACAGACTGTCGAAGGTACTTGGGTTGGTTCCTCATCTTTTAACACAGTAGTACCGATATCAATTTCAGAAAATTTTCTAGAATCTTCAGGTATTAACTTTGGAGATACATTAGTATTTGATGTTCAAGGGTTTCCTATTACTACAACTGTTAGCCATGTTCGAGCAGTAGATTTTGCCAAAATGGAAGCCAACTTTGTGGTCTTATTTCCTTCTGGAGTATTGGAAAATGCACCAGCTTTTCATGTTTTGGCAATAGGCGTCAAGGATAAAAAGAAAATTGCTAAGATTCAATCTGACGTTCTTGAAAAATTCCCTAATGTATCAACAATTGATTTAGGCCTTGTCTTTTCTTCTCTCAATGATATATTGGATAGAGTAGCCTTTGTATTTCAATGGTTAGGAGGTATCTGTATACTTACTGGATTTTTGGTATTATGGAGTAGTATGTCTATTGGAAAATATCAAAGAAAAAATGAGGCTGGAATTTTAAGAACCTTTGGAGCAAAAAGAAAACATCTAGTTAGGATTTCCTTTGTAGAGTATTTTGCTATAGGTACAGTCTCGACGTTTACTGGATTACTTCTAGGCTGGATTGGAAGTTGGTTATTAGCATATTTTGTTTTTGATATGCCATTTTTTATAGCCTTGAGCGACAGTATGATAGTTTCCGTTTTGATTATCTCAATGACAGTTGCAATTGGAGTAATCTATATGCGATCTATTTCTAAAGTATCAGCATTACAAGTATTAAAAAATTAA